A window of Nonomuraea angiospora genomic DNA:
TCCAGATCGCGACCGTGGTGGTCTGGCAGGTTCAGGACACGGCGCAGGCGGTGTTCGAGGTGGATGACTTCGTGGAGTTCGTCGCCATCCAGGCGGAGACGGCGGTGCGGCACATCGCGGGCGTCTACCCGTACGACTCGCACGGCGAGCCGCGGCTGTCGCTGCGGGACAACGCCGACGAGATCAACGAGCGGCTGTCCGCGGAGATCGGCGCCAGGGTGGCCTCGGCCGGGGTGAAGGTCATCGAGTCGCGCATCATCCACCTGGCGTACGCGCCGGAGATCGCCCACGCGATGCTCCGCCGCCAGCAGGCCGGCGCGGTGGTGGCGGCCAGGCAGCGGATCGTCGAGGGGGCGGTCGGCATGGTCGAGATGGCCCTGGCCAGGCTCGCCGAGCACGACGTGGTGGAGCTGGACGAGGAGCGCAAGGCGGCCATGGTCAGCAATCTCATGGTGGTGCTGGTCGGCGACCGCGACACCCAGCCGGTGGTCAACACCGGCACGCTCTACCAGTAATCGCCGTGGAGCGGAAGAAGATCCTGTTGCGGCTCGACCCGGTGGTCCACGACGCGCTGGCGAAGTGGGCCGCCGACGACCTGCGCAGCACGAACTCGCAGATCGAGTTCCTGTTGCGCAAGGCCCTTTCGGAGGCCGGTCGCCTGCCCGACAGCGTGGGGCGCATGCGCCCCCGCGGGCGCCCGCGCAAGGCCCCGGAGCCGGAAGATGCCCTGGAAGGAGGGGAGACGGCCGATGGAACCGCGGACGACGACACAGCAGGGTGAGTCCTGGCCGAGGTCGGTTTTCCTGCTGGCCTTCGACCTCCGCAAGGAACGGCCGGCCAACCGCCGCCGGCTGGGCTGCCTCCTGCGCGCGGCGGCGCTCGCCGAGCTCATGACGAGCGGCAGCCTGGCGGACGAGTCGGGCAAGGCGCGGGCGGTCACCGCCCCCGCCGCCCCCGGCCGGCTGCAGGCGGCCGTCTGGGAGCAGATCGCCGGCTCTCCGCCCCGGTCGTGGGGGAGCTGGATGCGCAAGGACCACGCGCAGGCGTATCGGCTGGTCCGCGACGAGCTGGAGGCCGCCCGGCTGGTCCGGGTGGAGCGCCACCGGGTTCTGCTCTTCCCGGTCGAGCGGGTCACGCCACGCAAGCCACACCTCTCGCGCAGACTCGCCGAGCGCGTCGCCCGCGCGGTCCACGGCAGCCGGCCCATCAGCCGGGTGAGCCCGGACGTCCGCGTCCTGGCCGCGCTGGCGGCGGCGGCCCGGCTCAAGACGGTCCTGCCCGACCGGGAGTGGCCTCTCCACCAGCGCAGGGTGGAGCAGCTGTCGGCACCCATCGAGCCGATCACCACGGCGCTGCGGAAGAACCTGCAGGCCGCCGAGAGCTCCGGCTGAGTGGAGCCGTCCGCACCGCCTTCCAGTCCATCGAGCGCATGCGCGCCCACGGCAGCGAGGGCCGCGGGCTCAGCTCCGGGGCGATGGACCTGCTGTTGCGGCTGAGCGACGCGGACGACGGCGGCGTCAGCATCGGAGAGCCGGCCCAGTCGGCCGGCGTCAGTCCGAGGAACGCCATGGCGGCGATCTTCCGGGGGTTCTCCCCCGAGGAGCTGACGTCGCTGCGTCACCTGTGCCTGCGGCTGGCCGAGCACCTGGCCGCCCAGGAGGCCCGATGAGCGCGCACGGCCGAGCGCTTCCGGCTCCGCGACGGGAAGATCGCCACGATCATGCTGATCTTCGACGCGGCGCCGTGGCAGCCGATGGCGGCCGCGATCAGGTGAGCGGCGCGGCGGCCGCCGTCTGGCGCCAGATCCTGCCGTCCCTGATGACCAGGGTGCCGTACGTGGTGACGCGGTTCCCGGCGATCGTCATCAGGGCGTTGTAGAAGATCACGTCGTCGGTCGTCCGCACCGAGACGATCTCGTCCACCTTGGGCTCCGCCGAGAGGTACGCGGCGAACAGGTCCCTGATCTCGGCGGGGCCCCGGGCGACGCGGTCGAAGCGGACGACCGTGGCGTCGTCGTGATACTGGCCCAGCAGCGCCTCCAGGTCACGGTCGGCGATGGCGGCCAGCTGGCGGTCGAACAGGTCCTCGGCGGTCATGCGGCACCTTCCGGCT
This region includes:
- a CDS encoding SPFH domain-containing protein; this encodes MTDTSFEGTVVDMPAPHTSERPVRAANGFVLMGVAVVLILGGVALLALGIVMLADGAGQSGAWLVVAAPLIVLVGATLCCGLTAVAPGEARVVQLLGRYVGTLRTPGFQWVNPFTARRRVSTRIRNHETEVTKVNDADGNPIQIATVVVWQVQDTAQAVFEVDDFVEFVAIQAETAVRHIAGVYPYDSHGEPRLSLRDNADEINERLSAEIGARVASAGVKVIESRIIHLAYAPEIAHAMLRRQQAGAVVAARQRIVEGAVGMVEMALARLAEHDVVELDEERKAAMVSNLMVVLVGDRDTQPVVNTGTLYQ
- a CDS encoding GOLPH3/VPS74 family protein, translated to MEPRTTTQQGESWPRSVFLLAFDLRKERPANRRRLGCLLRAAALAELMTSGSLADESGKARAVTAPAAPGRLQAAVWEQIAGSPPRSWGSWMRKDHAQAYRLVRDELEAARLVRVERHRVLLFPVERVTPRKPHLSRRLAERVARAVHGSRPISRVSPDVRVLAALAAAARLKTVLPDREWPLHQRRVEQLSAPIEPITTALRKNLQAAESSG
- a CDS encoding nuclear transport factor 2 family protein, encoding MTAEDLFDRQLAAIADRDLEALLGQYHDDATVVRFDRVARGPAEIRDLFAAYLSAEPKVDEIVSVRTTDDVIFYNALMTIAGNRVTTYGTLVIRDGRIWRQTAAAAPLT